A genomic region of Metopolophium dirhodum isolate CAU chromosome 1, ASM1992520v1, whole genome shotgun sequence contains the following coding sequences:
- the LOC132935446 gene encoding protein TRC8 homolog isoform X1, protein MSTIMSLCVFLRTPPLFIIDKIFNISFGFQDIDGVIITLYNTFGNSIHNKFENGDPVQYIVPILLLFYLFIKIIATCLVFCLLLCIFVLPARHLYKVYLHVAPICVVILSCWVNMQTLNVISKQYVNFNMDIMNKVITWDVDVIIRFFTQLKIVNFLCLLFCNLMLQFGLSLVFNFLQVCATNHSIHKVVYISFIIPTLMALITATHSNTLTMLLLSLLPLFIVPKTCWLNILTIMKLIYYGYKHIRATINIYDFVVMEWSRLNMPSVLRLFWAIRLLDLFILSLLNKEIKHETLFGSMKYLLIKGSDTSTAVLGMTSFVSYFCHFIIAFFRWVLTENVEQMNIRQRSAILFFVLALQTGLTALEPDERFVQLCINISITCDFLMFYIHGSMIDPLLSSLSVNRNKSINRHLRGLLVSGFLIMFSINVLRYLWYYNFLNNWKLEISCINLQFIVRMLVTLGVYSLYMIDGYHKTIWEKLDDYEFYIKSSGDVANFCLSTSIFLNGIYNLAFESASIASLPLMCLHAYYAIWRSIRDGWRVLIRRRLAIRRVESLADATNVQLSEFDDICSICRHNMDSAKITNCNHYFHSICLRKWLNLKDNCPLCHDVLYQA, encoded by the exons atgagTACCATCATGAGCCTCTGTGTTTTTTTGAGAACTCCACCTCTATTTATTATAGACAAAATCTTCAATattagttttgggtttcaagaTATTGATGGTGTGataattactttatataatacCTTTGGAAATAGTATACACAATAAATTTGAGAATGGTGATCCCGTACAGTATATTGTGCCGAtacttctattattttatttgtttatcaaaataatagcaACGTGTTTAG ttttttgtttattgttatgcATATTTGTTCTACCTGCACGGCACTTGTATAAAGTGTATTTACATGTTGCTCCTATCTGTGTTGTAATTTTATCTTGTTGGGTAAACATGCAAACACTGAATGTCATATCCAAGCAATATGTTAACTTCAATATGGACATAATGAACAAAGTTATAACATGGGATGTAGATGTAATTATACGGTTTTTTACACAATTAAAAATCGTGAATTTCTTATGCTTGTTATTCTGTAATTTAATGCTACAGTTTGGTCTATCACTAGTATTTAACTTTTTACAAGTCTGTGCTACAAATCATTCAATCCATAAA gtTGTTtacattagttttattattccCACTTTAATGGCATTGATCACAGCTACACATTCAAATACATTAACCATgttgttattatcattgttgCCATTGTTTATTGTGCCGAAAACATGTTGGttaaatatacttacaataatgaaattaatttattacggaTATAAGCATATCCGAGCGACCATAAA tatttatgattttgttgTAATGGAATGGTCACGTCTCAACATGCCAAGTGTCTTAAGATTATTTTGGGCTATACGATTATTGGATCTATTTATATTATCCCTGTTAAATAAGGAAATAAAACATGAAACTTTGTTTGGATCTATGAAGTATTTGTTAATTAAAGGATCCGACACATCTACAGCAGTTTTGGGAATGACAAGTTTTGTTTCATACTTTTGCCATTTCATAATAGCATTCTTCCGATGG gtgcTAACTGAAAATGTAGAGCAGATGAACATTCGACAACGTtctgcaatattattttttgtactagcTTTACAAACCGGATTAACTGCCTTAGAGCCAGATGAGCGCTTTGTACAACtctgtataaatattagtataacttGTGATTTCCTAATGTTTTATATCCATGGTTCAATGATTGATCCATTATTAAGCTCTTTGAGTGTTAATCGTAATAAGTCAATTAATAG GCATTTAAGAGGTCTTTTAGTTAGCGGATTTCTTATAATGTTTTCAATTAACGTGTTGAGATACTTGTGGTATTacaattttcttaataattggaAACTAGAAATTTCTTGtatcaatttacaatttattgtcaGAATGTTGGTAACGTTAGGtgtatattcattatatatgaTTGATGGCTATCACAAAACAATTTGGGAAAAATTGGAcgattatgaattttatatCAAATCATCTGGTGATGTG GCAAATTTCTGTTTGAGCACCAGTATTTTTCTGAATGGAATTTATAATCTGGCTTTTGAGTCTGCCAGTATAGCTAGTCTACCCTTGATGTGTTTACATGCATATTACGCCATATGGCGTAGCATTAGGGATGGATGGAGAGTATTAATTAGACGTCGTTTAGCTATAAGAAGAGTTGAATCATTAGCTGATGCAACAAATGTTCAACTGTCTGAATTTGATGATATTTGTTCTATATGTCGACATAATATGGATTCAGCAAAAATTACTAATTGCAACCATTATTTTCATAGTATATGTCTGCGTAAATGgcttaatttaaag gaCAACTGCCCATTATGCCATGATGTTTTATACCAGGCATAA
- the LOC132935446 gene encoding protein TRC8 homolog isoform X2, whose protein sequence is MSTIMSLCVFLRTPPLFIIDKIFNISFGFQDIDGVIITLYNTFGNSIHNKFENGDPVQYIVPILLLFYLFIKIIATCLVFCLLLCIFVLPARHLYKVYLHVAPICVVILSCWVNMQTLNVISKQYVNFNMDIMNKVITWDVDVVYISFIIPTLMALITATHSNTLTMLLLSLLPLFIVPKTCWLNILTIMKLIYYGYKHIRATINIYDFVVMEWSRLNMPSVLRLFWAIRLLDLFILSLLNKEIKHETLFGSMKYLLIKGSDTSTAVLGMTSFVSYFCHFIIAFFRWVLTENVEQMNIRQRSAILFFVLALQTGLTALEPDERFVQLCINISITCDFLMFYIHGSMIDPLLSSLSVNRNKSINRHLRGLLVSGFLIMFSINVLRYLWYYNFLNNWKLEISCINLQFIVRMLVTLGVYSLYMIDGYHKTIWEKLDDYEFYIKSSGDVANFCLSTSIFLNGIYNLAFESASIASLPLMCLHAYYAIWRSIRDGWRVLIRRRLAIRRVESLADATNVQLSEFDDICSICRHNMDSAKITNCNHYFHSICLRKWLNLKDNCPLCHDVLYQA, encoded by the exons atgagTACCATCATGAGCCTCTGTGTTTTTTTGAGAACTCCACCTCTATTTATTATAGACAAAATCTTCAATattagttttgggtttcaagaTATTGATGGTGTGataattactttatataatacCTTTGGAAATAGTATACACAATAAATTTGAGAATGGTGATCCCGTACAGTATATTGTGCCGAtacttctattattttatttgtttatcaaaataatagcaACGTGTTTAG ttttttgtttattgttatgcATATTTGTTCTACCTGCACGGCACTTGTATAAAGTGTATTTACATGTTGCTCCTATCTGTGTTGTAATTTTATCTTGTTGGGTAAACATGCAAACACTGAATGTCATATCCAAGCAATATGTTAACTTCAATATGGACATAATGAACAAAGTTATAACATGGGATGTAGAT gtTGTTtacattagttttattattccCACTTTAATGGCATTGATCACAGCTACACATTCAAATACATTAACCATgttgttattatcattgttgCCATTGTTTATTGTGCCGAAAACATGTTGGttaaatatacttacaataatgaaattaatttattacggaTATAAGCATATCCGAGCGACCATAAA tatttatgattttgttgTAATGGAATGGTCACGTCTCAACATGCCAAGTGTCTTAAGATTATTTTGGGCTATACGATTATTGGATCTATTTATATTATCCCTGTTAAATAAGGAAATAAAACATGAAACTTTGTTTGGATCTATGAAGTATTTGTTAATTAAAGGATCCGACACATCTACAGCAGTTTTGGGAATGACAAGTTTTGTTTCATACTTTTGCCATTTCATAATAGCATTCTTCCGATGG gtgcTAACTGAAAATGTAGAGCAGATGAACATTCGACAACGTtctgcaatattattttttgtactagcTTTACAAACCGGATTAACTGCCTTAGAGCCAGATGAGCGCTTTGTACAACtctgtataaatattagtataacttGTGATTTCCTAATGTTTTATATCCATGGTTCAATGATTGATCCATTATTAAGCTCTTTGAGTGTTAATCGTAATAAGTCAATTAATAG GCATTTAAGAGGTCTTTTAGTTAGCGGATTTCTTATAATGTTTTCAATTAACGTGTTGAGATACTTGTGGTATTacaattttcttaataattggaAACTAGAAATTTCTTGtatcaatttacaatttattgtcaGAATGTTGGTAACGTTAGGtgtatattcattatatatgaTTGATGGCTATCACAAAACAATTTGGGAAAAATTGGAcgattatgaattttatatCAAATCATCTGGTGATGTG GCAAATTTCTGTTTGAGCACCAGTATTTTTCTGAATGGAATTTATAATCTGGCTTTTGAGTCTGCCAGTATAGCTAGTCTACCCTTGATGTGTTTACATGCATATTACGCCATATGGCGTAGCATTAGGGATGGATGGAGAGTATTAATTAGACGTCGTTTAGCTATAAGAAGAGTTGAATCATTAGCTGATGCAACAAATGTTCAACTGTCTGAATTTGATGATATTTGTTCTATATGTCGACATAATATGGATTCAGCAAAAATTACTAATTGCAACCATTATTTTCATAGTATATGTCTGCGTAAATGgcttaatttaaag gaCAACTGCCCATTATGCCATGATGTTTTATACCAGGCATAA